Within Eremothecium cymbalariae DBVPG#7215 chromosome 3, complete sequence, the genomic segment ACGATTATTGGCATCCCCTTGGCATTAATTACAGTAATGAAACAGGGTTTACTAATATTCGGGCTTTCGGCATCCATCTCGAGTTATCGATTTGACAGCTACACTACATGTGAGGAAAACTATTACAGATTCTAATTGTTCGTTTTATGTTCACCGGCATCGAAGGGGCAGATTAGGGCGATGTCCGGATGTTATGCATCTTGAGTGTATTAAATCCTAAAACCAATATATTATACCATATATGGAGTCTTAACTATTGAATAGAGATTATTGCAAATTAGAATTAGGAGTAGCAACAGTATTCCAAGGTCCTCCCTGCATTGCCAACTAGGGATTGTTATGTCCGTGACATCGCTATAGACTTGGCAGCCTCTCTACCAAAGACAACACATTCAAGTAAACTAGATCCACCGAGTCTATTGGCCCCATGCACACCTCCGGAGACCTCACCAGCTGCGTATAACCCTTCCGCTAAAATTCCACCCCTTTGGGTTATAACTTGTGCTTTTTGGTTTATTTTAACACCACCCATAGTAAAATGCACTACTGGTGTCACTTCCCCGACATATATTATGGAAGAGGGTATAAGATCTACATCAAATCTGTTAATTCTATGTTTACGCTCATAACGATCTATTGAACTTACTGAGTAATCGATTAACTCTTGTAATAATGTTTCATAGGGCACCGACAGCTCTTGAGCTAATTTCCCCACAGTAGTTTGCTTGAACAAGTTTTTGGAGAGATAAAAATCCATATGCGATTTGAAACTTTCGTATGCCACCTCACTCATTGCAATTAAGGCTATACTATTTTTAGTGAGCTTTTTGATCGCTTTAGTAACCTCGTCTCTGGTGGCTAATTCATTGACAAACCGCTTGCCCGTCACTGGATTTAAAAGGATAGCTCCATTCCCTCTTAGTGCTTCTGGAGCCAAAAACTTATTGTTGCTCATTCTATCCTTCGGATCAATAAACCCTGTAGGATGAACTTGCACCTGTTCCATATCAATCAACTGTGCGCCCAATTTCTCTAATAGCATTTGGCCATCTCCAGTTGTATGTGCTCCATTGGTTGTCGGAAGCCGTTTTAATTCTGGGACATATTTATTCAATAAgtcttttgaaaatccaAATCCTCCTGTACAGAACACTacatttgaagtttttagGTTATAATATACTCCCTTATCGTCAGTATACTTTATAGAACCTACTCGGTTATTACTGATACCAACATCTATTACCTTGGAATTTAGTTGGATTTGGATCATATTGGGTTGCATCTTCTGCATCGACTCCAGttcctttttcaaagtaCTAACTATCTCAAATCCTGGGGGCAATTTCCCTGAAGACCGATGGGTTCTTGGCACAGAATGTCCGCCCAATTGGCTAACTAGATCTAATTTAAGATCAAAATCAGATGTTAACCAAGAAATTGCACTGGCTGAATGCGATGTAAGCGTATCCATTAATTCCATAGAACCATAACTCTTTGCTGACTTCACTGTATCCTTGTAGAACAATTCTGCTGAGTCCTCGATATTAAATTGCTGCTGAGTCTTCGTAAGAGCACCATTGATTCCACTTGAAGCTTTAATGGAATTGCCACCAATCGACGAAGCCTTATCCAACAAAATTATTGGAATCTTATATTTGGATAACTGGACACTGGTAACCAAGCCAGCCAAACCTGAACCAACAATTACCACCGGATTAACTGCAGATCCCATGTCTTCCGTAACGTCCTCTGATTGTCTGCTATTGTGGT encodes:
- the FRD1 gene encoding fumarate reductase (similar to Ashbya gossypii AFR367W), translated to MKCLSRLRLLLLIFIGLILLKLTYHNSRQSEDVTEDMGSAVNPVVIVGSGLAGLVTSVQLSKYKIPIILLDKASSIGGNSIKASSGINGALTKTQQQFNIEDSAELFYKDTVKSAKSYGSMELMDTLTSHSASAISWLTSDFDLKLDLVSQLGGHSVPRTHRSSGKLPPGFEIVSTLKKELESMQKMQPNMIQIQLNSKVIDVGISNNRVGSIKYTDDKGVYYNLKTSNVVFCTGGFGFSKDLLNKYVPELKRLPTTNGAHTTGDGQMLLEKLGAQLIDMEQVQVHPTGFIDPKDRMSNNKFLAPEALRGNGAILLNPVTGKRFVNELATRDEVTKAIKKLTKNSIALIAMSEVAYESFKSHMDFYLSKNLFKQTTVGKLAQELSVPYETLLQELIDYSVSSIDRYERKHRINRFDVDLIPSSIIYVGEVTPVVHFTMGGVKINQKAQVITQRGGILAEGLYAAGEVSGGVHGANRLGGSSLLECVVFGREAAKSIAMSRT